The Oceanicola sp. 502str15 region CCGCACATCCTCCATCACCTTCAGCGCGCCCTCGGCGGTCTTGCCCACCGCCCTGAACCCGCCGGTCCATGTGGCTTTCGATGGGATCAGCCCGACATGGCCCACCACGGGGATGCCATCGGAGGCCAGCAGCTCCACCGTGCCGAGGTTCGACGCGCAATAGACGCAATCGCCCCCCACCTGCATCGCCGCATGGGCCGCGCGCTGGTAATCCTCCGCCGTCACCAGCTCGCCATAGAGCAGCCCCACCTGCACGAAGCAGTCGCCCGCCGCCGCCCGCATCTCGGGCGTCCAGACCGGGGCGATGATCGACAGCACGTCGATCCCCGCCTCCGCCGCCGCCTCGGCCTCCTCCAGGCTGTCGACGTAGAGCATGGTGAGCTGCCGCTTGCCCTTCAGCGCGCGCAACCCGGCCACGGTCGGACGGTTGTGGTAGAGCCCGCTCATAGCTCGATCATCACCCGGTCGCCCTCGAGTTTCACCTTGTAGGTGTTGAGGTCGACACAGGCCGGCGCGCGCAGGGCCTCGCCGGTGCGGTAATCGAAGGTGGCGTTATGCTTGGGGCACTCGATCTCGTATTCCTGCACCAGCCCGTCCTCGAGATGCACATGCTCATGGGTGCAGAGCCCGTCGGTGCAGAAATACTCGCTCTCGGGGCTGCGGTAGATGACAAAGCTCTTGCCCCCGTGGTCGAAGCGGATCAGGTCCTCTTCCTCGATGTCGTCCTTGGCGCATGCGTCAACCCAGGCCATGGGCTCTCCTCCCTCTTCGCGTGTTCAGATCATTCGGCCGCAGCGGCGTGAAACTCGCCACGATAGGGCCGTGCGGTGGCGGGCAGGGCCCGTTCGATGAAATATTCCTCGTTGGCGAGCTGCCGTTTCAGCGCCGGCCACATCTCGGCAAACCCCTCGGCGATGGAGCGGTTGGGGGCGGGGAGGTCGTGCTTGATCGCCTCGTGCAGCTCGGGCAGCCGGTGGTAGGGCACCATCGGAAACATGTGATGCTCCACGTGGTAGTTCATGTTCCAGTAGATGAAGCGGCTGATCGGGTTCATGTAGACGGTGCGGCTGTTCAGCCGGTGGTCGATCACGTTGTCGGCCAGCCCGCCGTGTTGCAGAAGGCCCGTCATCACGTGGTGCCAGGCACCGTAGAGCCGGGGCAGGCCGACCACCATCAGCGGCAGGATCGAGCCCATGGCCAGGGCCAGCAGGATCGTCGCCGCATAGATCGCCACCCAGATCCGCGCGGTCCGGATCGCCTTGGGCTGCTCGCTCTCGGGGATCCAGGTGGCCTCGTCGGGCAGGAGCCTGCCGCTGGCGTTAATCACCATGCGCTTCAACCCGTCGAAGGCGTCGAAGATGCCGAAGAAGTTGGCGATGAGCTTGGCAAAGACCGGCGGCCGCATGATGGCGATCTCCGGGTCGCGGCCAACGATCACCGTGTCGGTGTGATGGCGGGCATGGCTCCAGCGCCAGGTCACCGGGTTGCGGATCATGCAGAAGCTGGCGACCTGGTAGACCCAGTCGTTGTAGTGCCGGGTCTTGAAGGCCGTGCCGTGGCCGCACTCGTGCCAGCGGCTGTCCATCGCCGAGCCGTAGAGCGTGCCATAGGCCAGCCAGAACGGCGCCGACCAGAGCGAGGGCCAGAGCGCGATGCCGAGCCCGGCAAAGAGCGCCATGCAGCCGAACAGGAGGATCGTGTCGCGGATCGCCGGCTGATCGGAACGCTGCATCAGCGCCTTCATCTCCTTGCGCGGCACCTCGGTGTGATACCACTCTGCCGCGGCCAGCCCGGTCTCGACGGCGCGGCGGCCATCCTCTCCCAGCATCGAATAGTCGCGCTTTGCCATCGAAGTCCTCCCGGCCCGTGCCGCTCCTTGGGGAAACTTATCCGGTCGGGCCCTGCCGCGGAAAGCCTGCGGGGTTGAAATCGCATCAAATCACATCATCATGTGCCGCGAAACTGATGGAATCGCATCATGGCAAGACGCCCGACCATCACCGACCTGGCCCACGCCGCCGGGGTGGGCACCGCCACGGTGGACCGGGTGCTGAACGGGCGTGGGAACGTCAGGGAGGCCACGGTGGAGCGCGTGGCGGAGGCGGCGGCGCGGATCGGCTATCACGGTGCGTCGCTGTTGCGGCACCGGGCGCGCGCGCCAAGGCCACGGCTGCGCATCGGGTTCGTGTTTCCGAAGCAGACCCAGGCGTTCTATGCCAATTTCGCGGCGCAGGTGCAGGCGAGCGTCGTCGACCGGGCCGATATCGACGGGCAATGCGTGATCCGATACCCCGACGCCGCCACGCCGGAGAGCTACGAGGCGACCCTGCGCAGCCTCGGCGAGAGCGTCGACGTGATCGGGGCGGTGGCGATCAATCACCCGAAGGTGACGCAGGCGGTGGAGGCGCTGGCGGCGCGGGGTGTGCGGACCCTGACTCTGCTGAACGACTGCGCGCAGGGAGTGCGTAGCGCCTACCTCGGGACCAACAACATGAAGGTCGGGCGGATTGCGGCGTGGATGCTGGCGACTCAGATCCGCGAAGCTGGGCGGATCGCGATCTTTGTCGGCGGACATCACTGGCACGGGCACCACCTGCGAGAGGCGGGGTTTCATGCCTACATGCGCGAGATGGCGCCGCAACATGAGCTTCTGCCGACCTTCGTGAACCTCGACACTCGGCAGATGACATATGAGGCGACCGCGAGCCTGCTTGCCCGCGAGCCGAATTTGCGGGGCATGTACGTAGCGGGCGGCGGGATGGAAGGGGCTATTGCGGCTCTGCGCGAACTGCGGCCGCCCGGAAAGATCTCTCTCGTCGTG contains the following coding sequences:
- a CDS encoding 3-methyl-2-oxobutanoate hydroxymethyltransferase, which codes for MSGLYHNRPTVAGLRALKGKRQLTMLYVDSLEEAEAAAEAGIDVLSIIAPVWTPEMRAAAGDCFVQVGLLYGELVTAEDYQRAAHAAMQVGGDCVYCASNLGTVELLASDGIPVVGHVGLIPSKATWTGGFRAVGKTAEGALKVMEDVRRLEEAGAFGAELEVVPDRVAEEIAARTGLMLFGMGAGKHADAQYLFAEDVLGYTRGHRPRHAKQYRDFRAEYARLQAERVAAFREFRADVESGAYPGPEHGVAISDEELAAFRAGLG
- a CDS encoding MocE family 2Fe-2S type ferredoxin, with amino-acid sequence MAWVDACAKDDIEEEDLIRFDHGGKSFVIYRSPESEYFCTDGLCTHEHVHLEDGLVQEYEIECPKHNATFDYRTGEALRAPACVDLNTYKVKLEGDRVMIEL
- a CDS encoding fatty acid desaturase family protein — protein: MAKRDYSMLGEDGRRAVETGLAAAEWYHTEVPRKEMKALMQRSDQPAIRDTILLFGCMALFAGLGIALWPSLWSAPFWLAYGTLYGSAMDSRWHECGHGTAFKTRHYNDWVYQVASFCMIRNPVTWRWSHARHHTDTVIVGRDPEIAIMRPPVFAKLIANFFGIFDAFDGLKRMVINASGRLLPDEATWIPESEQPKAIRTARIWVAIYAATILLALAMGSILPLMVVGLPRLYGAWHHVMTGLLQHGGLADNVIDHRLNSRTVYMNPISRFIYWNMNYHVEHHMFPMVPYHRLPELHEAIKHDLPAPNRSIAEGFAEMWPALKRQLANEEYFIERALPATARPYRGEFHAAAAE
- a CDS encoding LacI family DNA-binding transcriptional regulator — translated: MARRPTITDLAHAAGVGTATVDRVLNGRGNVREATVERVAEAAARIGYHGASLLRHRARAPRPRLRIGFVFPKQTQAFYANFAAQVQASVVDRADIDGQCVIRYPDAATPESYEATLRSLGESVDVIGAVAINHPKVTQAVEALAARGVRTLTLLNDCAQGVRSAYLGTNNMKVGRIAAWMLATQIREAGRIAIFVGGHHWHGHHLREAGFHAYMREMAPQHELLPTFVNLDTRQMTYEATASLLAREPNLRGMYVAGGGMEGAIAALRELRPPGKISLVVNEITDESRAALIDRYVCLAIATPLRDLCADAVGIMARLHLSNEWPAQSQMFYEPLLFSPESV